GACTCTTCACTGCATAAAAATATATTAGAAATTAACGGATATATAGACAGATGGTAACTGCTAAAGAATTACTCGACAGGGACTCAACCCGTGCATACCTTTTCAGGCTTGTCGGTGAGGAAGGAATAGAACTCCTATCCAAATTTCCGGAGGGCGGAGAATTCAGCGATGAGGATTTAGCTGAAAAAACTGAAATAAACCTGAATAGTGTGAGGCACACTCTCTATACATTATATGGTAAAAAACTTGCAGAATACCGCAGAATTAAAAATTCTGAGACGGGATGGCTCACCTATCTCTGGAAGTTAAAGCCCGGAAATATATATGGTACTATTTCAGAGGAGATGCTGGAAATTCTGGAGACTCTTGAAGCAAGGGCAAAATACGAGGAGATGAATGACTTTTACATCTGCCCGGTCTGCGGTGTGAGATATACTTTTGATGAGGCTCTCGGATGTAATTTTATCTGCGGCAACTGTGAGGAGAAGATGGATCACTTTGACAATGAATTAATTTCGGATGCTCTCAGAAAAAGGGTTGATCTGCTCAAGGAAAATCTCAACGTTGCCTGATATTACAGCTGATGAGGCTATAGAGATCCTGAGAAATGCGGGCTGTGAGGAGAAGGTTATCAGCCACTGTATTGCAGTGAAGGATCTTGCCCTTAAGTTTTTAAAAAAATCCGGAGCAGACAGAGATCTTGTTGAAACAGGGGCGCTCCTTCATGATGTTGGCCGCTGTAAAAGCCACGGGCTTGATCATGCAGTTATCGGTGCCCGGATATGCCGGGATCTTGGGCTTGATGAAAGGGTTTGCAGGATTGTTGAACGGCATATCGGCGCCGGAATTACATATGAGGAATGTATAAAAGAGAGGCTTGAACCCGGCAATTACATTCCGGAATCTGTTGAGGAGAAGATTGTCGCACATGCTGATAATCTGATTAAGGGGACAGGAGAGATTACAACTGAAGAGAGGCTGAAGCGCTCTGATAAGTTATCTCCTGAGGCCGGAAGAAGAATACTCCTGTTATCTGAGGAGATTGAAAAATACAGGGAAGACTGATCCGGGGCAGAAACAGACTCTGCCCGGATGAAGATCTCACTTTTTTAAAGAATTCATTTCTGAACGGTATAATTTATCCTTTATTATTCCGGAAATACGGCAAAAAATCAGGTATTTATTCAAGAATTATCTTTCTGACCTGCGGCAGGGATTTTAAGTCGGCATATAGATCTGCCGGGGGCGCTGTATCAACTATTATCACAAGACGCGGCTCTTCTGATAACAGAGGATCTGTTACAAATATCTGCCTTATCGCAAGACCGTATTTTGTGATTATATTTACTGCCGAACTGATAATTCCCTTCTCTCTTG
The sequence above is a segment of the Methanoplanus limicola DSM 2279 genome. Coding sequences within it:
- a CDS encoding transcription factor; the protein is MVTAKELLDRDSTRAYLFRLVGEEGIELLSKFPEGGEFSDEDLAEKTEINLNSVRHTLYTLYGKKLAEYRRIKNSETGWLTYLWKLKPGNIYGTISEEMLEILETLEARAKYEEMNDFYICPVCGVRYTFDEALGCNFICGNCEEKMDHFDNELISDALRKRVDLLKENLNVA
- a CDS encoding HDIG domain-containing metalloprotein; translated protein: MPDITADEAIEILRNAGCEEKVISHCIAVKDLALKFLKKSGADRDLVETGALLHDVGRCKSHGLDHAVIGARICRDLGLDERVCRIVERHIGAGITYEECIKERLEPGNYIPESVEEKIVAHADNLIKGTGEITTEERLKRSDKLSPEAGRRILLLSEEIEKYRED